The Campylobacter sp. RM16189 genome has a segment encoding these proteins:
- a CDS encoding MetQ/NlpA family ABC transporter substrate-binding protein, with protein sequence MKFSKILLGALLAVTLSSADKTKTIIVGATPVPHAEILEVVKPLVEKDGFKLEIKEFNDYTIPNLATEDGDLDANFFQHLPYLNEFNKNKGTHLVKTVGVHLEPMGVYSAKIKDLNELKNGDTVAIPNDPTNESRALDVLATAGLIKLNDNPLKTPLDIVENPKNLKFSEIEAAQIPRTLGDVTIAVINTNYALNAKLNPSKDALALESKDSPYTNYVVVKVGNENAPKIKALDKAINSAEVKKFIESKYEGAILPAF encoded by the coding sequence ATGAAATTTTCTAAAATTCTACTTGGTGCACTACTTGCAGTAACTTTAAGCTCGGCTGATAAAACTAAGACAATCATAGTTGGCGCTACACCTGTTCCTCACGCAGAAATTCTTGAAGTGGTTAAACCTCTAGTTGAAAAAGACGGATTTAAACTTGAGATCAAAGAGTTTAACGACTACACTATCCCAAATTTGGCAACCGAAGATGGCGATCTTGACGCAAATTTCTTTCAACACTTGCCATATCTAAACGAATTTAACAAAAACAAAGGCACTCATTTGGTTAAAACGGTAGGTGTTCACCTTGAGCCAATGGGAGTTTATTCAGCTAAGATAAAAGATCTAAACGAGCTAAAAAACGGCGACACTGTGGCTATACCAAATGATCCGACAAACGAAAGCCGCGCACTAGACGTGCTTGCAACTGCAGGACTTATCAAGCTAAACGATAATCCTCTAAAAACTCCGCTTGATATCGTAGAAAATCCTAAAAATTTAAAATTTAGCGAGATCGAAGCAGCGCAAATTCCAAGAACGCTTGGAGATGTAACTATCGCGGTTATCAATACAAACTACGCTTTAAACGCGAAGCTAAATCCGTCAAAAGATGCGCTTGCGCTTGAGAGCAAAGATAGCCCTTATACGAACTACGTGGTTGTAAAAGTAGGCAATGAAAACGCTCCAAAAATAAAAGCTTTAGATAAAGCTATAAATTCGGCTGAAGTGAAAAAATTTATAGAGAGTAAATACGAAGGCGCTATTCTTCCTGCGTTTTAA
- a CDS encoding mechanosensitive ion channel domain-containing protein, which produces MKKIFVFLLFFVFLFGNGDGIIAESNATAAIKDTALLELRNKLIPINEKLAGNIWITRYSNYKTFQNLTDELKTIEAMLKKQSKSSSKSTIELQKKQNTIKEQLELLKEFEKAPFSSMITAPEIDSMQKITNPIAVISGFSYIKQLRSTKDEYKIRLEGLDRIIDELNKKEEILSEIVKLSEDETYKNELIDIRQEIVEFKAAEDIAQTTYSVYEKRIIEAISRATEDIKAQMKKAMNIGIFILVVVALSFLFKFIIKKTITDNERLYTANKFINLVNITLIILILLFAYIENVTYIVTVLGFASAGIAIAMKDMFMSMLGWMVIVFGGSFHVGDRIKVRKDGENFVGDIIDISLLRMTIYEDVTFNTYQFNRRAGRIIFIPNNYIFTDLIANFSHQGMKTVWDGIDITLSFESNHKKAVYIIKNIVRKYSKGYTDIAKKQMSKLRNQYSIKNPNVEPRIFSFIEPHGVKISAWYMTNSFAPMALRSTISSEIIESLLKEDDIVIAYPTQTLYMDKRRKASDPKPIENNEEIM; this is translated from the coding sequence ATGAAAAAAATATTCGTTTTTTTACTATTTTTTGTATTTTTGTTTGGTAATGGTGATGGAATAATAGCCGAATCAAACGCTACTGCCGCTATCAAAGATACCGCTTTGCTTGAGCTTAGGAATAAACTTATACCTATTAACGAAAAGCTTGCAGGCAATATTTGGATTACAAGGTATTCAAACTATAAAACATTTCAAAATTTAACAGATGAGCTTAAAACTATAGAGGCTATGCTTAAAAAGCAGAGTAAATCTAGTAGTAAAAGCACGATTGAGCTGCAAAAAAAGCAAAACACCATCAAAGAGCAGCTTGAGCTTTTAAAAGAATTTGAAAAAGCACCTTTTTCTAGCATGATAACGGCTCCTGAGATAGATAGTATGCAAAAGATCACAAACCCCATAGCTGTAATTTCTGGCTTTTCTTATATTAAGCAGCTTAGAAGCACTAAAGACGAATACAAGATACGTCTTGAGGGGCTTGATAGAATTATAGACGAGCTTAATAAAAAAGAGGAAATTTTATCTGAAATAGTAAAACTTAGCGAAGACGAGACCTATAAAAATGAACTGATTGATATTAGGCAGGAGATTGTCGAGTTTAAGGCTGCTGAAGATATCGCTCAGACTACATACAGTGTATATGAAAAAAGGATTATAGAGGCCATAAGTAGAGCGACCGAAGATATCAAGGCTCAAATGAAAAAGGCTATGAATATAGGGATTTTTATCCTTGTTGTTGTAGCTTTGTCGTTTTTATTTAAATTTATTATCAAAAAGACAATTACCGACAACGAGAGATTATATACTGCAAATAAATTTATAAATTTAGTAAATATAACTCTTATAATTTTGATTTTACTTTTTGCCTATATCGAAAATGTTACATATATAGTCACAGTGCTTGGTTTTGCGTCAGCTGGTATTGCTATCGCGATGAAAGATATGTTTATGAGTATGCTTGGCTGGATGGTTATAGTATTTGGCGGTAGTTTTCACGTTGGAGATCGTATCAAAGTGCGAAAAGACGGGGAAAATTTTGTGGGCGATATCATAGACATATCTCTTCTTAGAATGACCATATATGAGGATGTGACTTTTAACACTTATCAATTTAATCGCAGAGCCGGACGCATTATCTTTATACCAAATAACTATATTTTTACCGATCTTATAGCAAATTTCTCGCATCAGGGAATGAAAACCGTTTGGGATGGTATAGATATCACTCTTAGCTTTGAATCAAACCATAAAAAAGCTGTCTATATAATCAAAAATATAGTCAGAAAGTACTCTAAAGGCTATACAGACATAGCCAAAAAGCAGATGAGTAAGCTAAGAAATCAATATAGTATCAAAAATCCAAACGTAGAGCCTAGAATTTTTTCATTTATAGAGCCTCATGGGGTTAAAATTTCGGCTTGGTATATGACAAATTCTTTTGCCCCTATGGCGTTAAGAAGCACTATTAGCTCAGAAATTATAGAGAGCTTGCTAAAAGAGGATGATATAGTGATCGCATATCCTACTCAGACTCTTTATATGGATAAAAGAAGGAAGGCGAGCGATCCAAAACCTATAGAAAACAATGAAGAAATAATGTAA
- a CDS encoding methionine ABC transporter ATP-binding protein — MIEISNLIKYYGDTKVIDDVSFTVNESEIFALVGHSGAGKSTLLRCINGLESYQSGSVKVYGKEIKDMSANELRHFRKDVGMIFQHFALMARKNVFDNIATPLEFWKYPKSEIQKRVSELLELVGLSNKSKSYPSELSGGQKQRVAIARALALNPKILLSDEATSALDPNTTNSILELLKKINRELKISIVIVTHEMEVVKSTAHRAILLEHGKIIGSGSIEELFLKPDEKMKEFLGEVEILPQSGVNIRLFFPKEVAQKSIITHMARTLNVDFNIVWGKLEKLNENVLGSLVINVEKEDEAKVIEYVKQSGVLWEVA; from the coding sequence ATGATAGAAATTTCAAATTTGATTAAATACTATGGCGATACAAAAGTCATAGATGATGTGAGTTTTACGGTAAATGAGAGCGAAATTTTCGCACTTGTCGGACATAGCGGAGCAGGCAAATCCACTCTGCTTCGCTGCATAAACGGACTTGAGAGTTATCAAAGCGGCTCTGTAAAAGTATATGGTAAAGAGATAAAAGATATGAGCGCAAACGAGCTTAGACACTTTAGAAAAGATGTCGGCATGATATTTCAGCATTTTGCTCTGATGGCTAGAAAAAACGTATTTGACAATATCGCAACACCGCTTGAGTTTTGGAAATATCCAAAAAGCGAAATTCAAAAAAGAGTAAGTGAATTGCTCGAGCTTGTAGGGCTAAGTAACAAATCAAAAAGCTATCCAAGCGAGCTAAGCGGAGGTCAAAAGCAGCGTGTAGCCATAGCTAGAGCGCTTGCATTAAATCCTAAAATTTTACTAAGCGATGAGGCGACTTCGGCCCTTGATCCAAACACGACAAATTCGATTCTCGAGCTTTTAAAGAAGATAAATCGCGAGCTAAAAATAAGCATAGTTATCGTCACTCACGAGATGGAAGTCGTAAAATCAACCGCACATAGAGCGATCCTGCTAGAACACGGCAAAATCATAGGTTCAGGAAGTATCGAAGAGCTATTTTTAAAACCGGATGAAAAGATGAAAGAGTTTTTAGGCGAAGTTGAAATTCTGCCTCAAAGCGGAGTTAATATCCGTCTGTTTTTCCCAAAAGAGGTAGCGCAAAAAAGTATCATAACTCACATGGCAAGAACTCTAAATGTAGATTTTAACATCGTCTGGGGCAAGCTTGAAAAGCTAAACGAAAATGTCCTTGGCTCGCTTGTTATAAACGTAGAAAAAGAAGATGAGGCAAAAGTGATAGAGTACGTCAAACAAAGCGGCGTTTTATGGGAGGTAGCGTAA
- the aroB gene encoding 3-dehydroquinate synthase has protein sequence MQIDINLKDISRNYKVYIDELKELKIDTKVAIITNSKVGGLHLDSLLAVLKCKEKFIITLPDGEEYKNLKSIEEVLEQLFVSRLDRSSVIIAFGGGVISDMAGFVASIYQRGIRFINIPTTLLAQVDASVGGKTGVNNKFGKNLIGSFYQPSAVYCESKFLQTLPKREFAAGVAEAVKMAVMFDKEMFEWLEKTDLSDNENLQNLIFKSVSLKAKAVEKDETEKGIRAVLNYGHTFAHVIENETGYKRFLHGEAVAIGMNMVNSLAVKLGLLTDLDRDRIKNLLVKFNLPVEYKIADLDVFYDAFFLDKKSENSKIKFILPNGIGGYEIRQDIPKDIVMQVLSEFK, from the coding sequence TTGCAAATCGATATAAATTTAAAAGATATATCAAGAAACTACAAGGTCTATATAGATGAGCTTAAAGAGCTAAAAATTGATACAAAGGTGGCTATTATTACTAATTCTAAAGTAGGTGGGTTACATCTTGATAGTCTGCTTGCTGTTTTAAAATGTAAAGAGAAATTTATCATTACCCTGCCTGACGGAGAAGAGTATAAAAATTTAAAGAGCATAGAAGAGGTTTTAGAACAGCTTTTTGTAAGTAGGCTTGATAGAAGTAGTGTTATCATCGCATTTGGCGGAGGTGTGATAAGTGATATGGCCGGGTTTGTAGCTAGCATTTATCAAAGAGGAATAAGGTTTATAAATATACCGACTACTCTTTTAGCTCAGGTTGATGCGAGTGTGGGCGGCAAAACAGGTGTAAATAATAAATTTGGCAAAAACCTTATAGGCTCGTTTTATCAACCAAGTGCGGTGTATTGTGAGAGTAAATTTTTACAGACCTTGCCAAAACGCGAATTTGCAGCGGGTGTTGCAGAGGCCGTAAAAATGGCTGTTATGTTTGATAAAGAGATGTTTGAGTGGCTTGAAAAAACTGATTTGAGCGATAATGAAAATTTACAAAATTTGATCTTTAAAAGCGTATCTTTAAAAGCAAAAGCCGTTGAAAAAGATGAGACCGAAAAAGGCATTAGAGCTGTGCTAAATTATGGCCATACCTTTGCTCACGTTATAGAAAATGAAACCGGATATAAGAGATTTTTACACGGAGAGGCTGTGGCTATAGGTATGAATATGGTTAATTCATTGGCGGTTAAATTAGGGCTTTTAACAGATTTAGATAGAGATAGGATTAAAAATTTGCTAGTTAAATTTAATCTACCTGTAGAATATAAAATTGCAGATTTAGATGTCTTTTATGATGCGTTTTTCTTAGATAAAAAGAGCGAAAATTCAAAGATTAAATTTATTTTACCAAATGGTATAGGTGGATATGAGATAAGGCAAGATATCCCAAAAGATATTGTAATGCAAGTTTTAAGCGAGTTTAAATGA
- a CDS encoding ATP-dependent metallopeptidase FtsH/Yme1/Tma family protein, which produces MQKFKFNKKNIIAILALLLICLMSIVAFKNQPKNIMYDSYEKLLDGNLISEATIVQNEILITTKGGHKYTIVKDGIDMSKLVQKVPVNVKKEHPIIEEILAVIFLIAIGYGVLFVYGRYKLKKKSENTSDEKMGVYEIENIFTSSVMPAISNVSFSDVAGIKDVKFELSEIVDFLKNPVKYKKFGIKMPKGVLMIGPPGVGKTLVAKAVAGEANVPFFYQSGAAFVQIYVGMGAKRVRELFLKAKAYAPSIIFIDEIDAVGKVRGGSRNDEREATLNQLLTEMDGFEDNSGVIVIAATNRIEMIDEALLRSGRFDRRIYLSMPDFSDRVEILKSYLKDKSSSVSPEDIAKISVGFSGAALATLVNEAAINALRNNKGTIDMSDFESVLNKVLLGKKRVLSYSDEEKKIQALYQSAKALSAYWFGVEFEKISLVEDHFRATEREIESKTQMLSRIKVCLAGMSALKESRDDIFSNAHSDIAKAKEIAQNMVFEYGMGKTLVPNPADVESILQEAYSEISEFLRGMKAQTEKICEYIIANESIDKTAIKIIIQSSYE; this is translated from the coding sequence ATGCAAAAATTTAAATTTAATAAGAAAAATATTATTGCTATTTTAGCGCTACTATTAATATGCTTGATGTCTATAGTGGCTTTTAAAAATCAGCCAAAAAATATTATGTATGATAGTTACGAAAAGCTACTTGATGGCAATCTGATATCTGAAGCTACTATAGTGCAAAATGAAATTTTGATCACGACAAAAGGCGGGCATAAATACACTATCGTAAAAGATGGAATAGATATGAGCAAGTTAGTTCAAAAAGTACCCGTAAATGTGAAAAAAGAGCATCCTATAATAGAAGAAATTTTAGCTGTAATATTTCTTATAGCGATTGGATACGGTGTTTTATTTGTTTATGGAAGATACAAGCTAAAGAAAAAATCGGAAAACACAAGCGATGAGAAAATGGGAGTGTATGAGATTGAAAATATATTTACAAGCTCGGTGATGCCTGCTATCTCAAACGTAAGCTTTAGCGATGTGGCGGGCATAAAAGACGTAAAATTTGAGCTTAGCGAGATAGTGGATTTCTTAAAAAATCCTGTTAAATATAAAAAATTCGGTATTAAAATGCCAAAAGGCGTGCTTATGATAGGACCTCCAGGAGTCGGTAAGACGCTTGTGGCAAAGGCCGTAGCGGGAGAGGCTAACGTGCCGTTTTTTTATCAAAGCGGTGCGGCGTTTGTGCAAATTTACGTAGGAATGGGTGCAAAAAGGGTTAGAGAGCTGTTTTTAAAAGCTAAGGCTTACGCACCTTCGATAATCTTTATCGACGAGATAGACGCGGTCGGTAAAGTGCGCGGCGGAAGTAGAAACGATGAGCGCGAGGCTACGCTAAATCAGCTTCTTACCGAAATGGACGGCTTTGAGGATAACTCGGGCGTCATAGTGATAGCTGCAACAAATAGGATCGAGATGATAGATGAGGCATTGCTTCGCTCGGGCAGATTTGATAGGAGAATTTATTTATCGATGCCTGATTTTTCAGACAGAGTTGAAATTTTAAAATCATATCTAAAAGATAAAAGCTCTAGCGTATCGCCTGAGGATATCGCTAAGATAAGCGTCGGTTTTTCGGGAGCCGCGCTTGCCACTTTGGTTAATGAAGCGGCCATAAACGCACTTAGGAACAATAAAGGCACAATAGATATGAGTGATTTTGAAAGCGTGCTTAATAAAGTCTTGCTTGGTAAAAAACGAGTGCTTAGCTATAGCGACGAAGAGAAGAAAATTCAAGCTCTTTATCAGAGCGCAAAGGCTCTAAGTGCTTATTGGTTTGGGGTTGAATTTGAAAAAATTTCGCTTGTAGAAGATCACTTTAGAGCCACTGAACGCGAGATAGAGTCTAAGACTCAAATGCTATCTCGCATAAAAGTATGCCTTGCCGGTATGAGCGCTCTAAAAGAGAGCAGGGACGACATCTTTTCAAATGCACACAGCGATATAGCAAAGGCAAAAGAGATCGCTCAAAATATGGTTTTTGAGTATGGTATGGGCAAAACTCTAGTGCCAAATCCTGCTGATGTGGAGAGCATACTTCAAGAAGCGTATAGCGAGATATCGGAGTTCTTGCGAGGGATGAAGGCGCAAACGGAAAAAATTTGTGAGTACATCATAGCAAACGAGAGTATAGATAAGACAGCGATAAAGATAATAATACAAAGCTCTTATGAATAA
- a CDS encoding DedA family protein, whose amino-acid sequence MLSEVINFIVETVGQWGYVGIFCMMFLESSFFPFPSEIVMIPAGYLASKGEMNLILAFLAGTGGSLAGAVFNYYLCYFFGRDLILKYGKYVRITEEKMQKFENFFNKHGEISTFNCRLIPGIRQYISLPAGLAKMNLFKFSLYTTLGAGIWVAILLAVGYYLGTDYNKELFKNIVLAMLVAVAAITAIYIYIKKSKK is encoded by the coding sequence TTGCTCAGTGAAGTTATAAATTTTATCGTTGAGACTGTCGGGCAATGGGGATATGTCGGCATATTTTGCATGATGTTTTTAGAAAGCTCGTTTTTCCCGTTTCCAAGCGAGATAGTTATGATACCTGCCGGATATCTTGCAAGCAAAGGTGAGATGAATCTAATCCTAGCTTTTTTAGCAGGCACCGGCGGCTCTTTAGCGGGTGCGGTGTTTAACTACTACTTATGCTACTTTTTCGGAAGAGATCTCATACTAAAATACGGCAAATATGTGCGAATTACAGAAGAAAAGATGCAAAAATTTGAAAATTTCTTTAATAAACACGGCGAAATTTCTACATTTAACTGCCGTCTAATCCCTGGAATTCGTCAATATATAAGCCTTCCGGCAGGTCTAGCTAAAATGAATCTTTTTAAATTTAGCCTTTATACTACACTTGGTGCAGGAATTTGGGTGGCAATCTTACTTGCTGTGGGGTATTATCTAGGAACTGATTACAATAAAGAGCTATTTAAAAATATAGTCTTAGCAATGCTTGTTGCAGTAGCTGCCATAACGGCAATTTATATTTACATAAAAAAATCAAAAAAATAG
- a CDS encoding methionine ABC transporter permease — protein sequence MFGIDFSKFPDVFERILLPAINETLYMSLVSTLLAFALGLIPAVLLVLSDKDGLKPNKKLYLVLDIIVNTLRSFPFIILIIVLFPFTKMIVGTSIGTTAAIVPLTIGAAPFIARLIESALKEVDKGIIEAAKSFGASNSQIIFKIMFVEALPGIISAITLTLIVIVGFSAMAGAVGGGGLGAVAINYGYQRFRPDIMLYTVVILIIMVQIFQSIGNLLYKITKK from the coding sequence ATGTTTGGGATAGATTTTTCTAAATTTCCCGATGTTTTTGAGCGAATTTTGCTTCCTGCGATTAACGAGACGCTTTATATGAGCTTGGTTTCCACACTGCTTGCATTCGCGCTTGGGCTTATCCCCGCGGTACTTTTAGTGCTTAGCGATAAAGACGGACTTAAGCCAAACAAAAAGCTGTATCTAGTGCTTGATATAATCGTAAACACGCTAAGAAGCTTTCCGTTTATCATACTCATCATCGTGCTTTTCCCGTTTACTAAGATGATAGTGGGCACAAGTATCGGCACAACGGCAGCCATCGTGCCTCTTACGATAGGTGCCGCACCTTTCATCGCAAGGCTAATTGAAAGCGCACTAAAAGAGGTAGACAAAGGCATAATTGAAGCTGCTAAAAGCTTTGGAGCCTCAAATTCGCAGATCATATTTAAGATAATGTTCGTTGAGGCGCTTCCCGGCATAATATCTGCCATAACCCTTACTTTGATAGTTATAGTCGGCTTTTCGGCAATGGCGGGAGCGGTAGGCGGAGGCGGTCTTGGAGCGGTTGCGATCAACTACGGATATCAACGCTTTAGACCTGACATCATGCTTTATACCGTGGTTATCTTAATCATAATGGTTCAAATTTTCCAGTCAATCGGAAATTTACTCTACAAAATAACAAAAAAGTAG
- a CDS encoding TrkA C-terminal domain-containing protein, protein MKNILVIADGIVAKHFLERLFVAKNSSHHYTVITYKDDIIPRNLSLENFSFYRFDPTSFERLKGVVNDYFSQFMVVVNDSFDAVNVYKNLRQISKKTDILLMDIWGLEDKCIDEDKHLTILDERDVMTVKLIDSLPDMPLVADNVGLGRGEIMEVKVPVGSSYMYRHVASIPQKKWRIVMIYRGSNFMIATPSSMILPNDTLLIVGEPSVLLSVFRSIKKETGQFPSPFGSNLYALIDMKNMSEDECRKLVARSIKFNKRLNNKRLYIKVINSMINEVYETLRNMNNESIVVEFNYFTSSCEIIKEDVTKHDIGMLITTNSFFEANKRLFFDTKRPIMTIGKNKIEDISKGVVLSGGEDIESQSAAILDCCSQLDIPISLYHFTIGKAKDSSLAEHFDNLSRIFGRKVEIIEDSEKNPILKLKNEENLLQFVLFTKKMSRKDPLASISNDMNRLYVKLSGNYQIFIPTT, encoded by the coding sequence ATGAAAAATATTTTGGTAATTGCAGATGGAATTGTAGCGAAACATTTCTTAGAAAGATTGTTTGTGGCTAAAAATAGCTCACATCATTATACTGTTATAACTTATAAAGACGATATTATACCTAGAAATTTAAGCTTGGAAAATTTCTCTTTTTATCGGTTTGATCCTACTAGCTTTGAAAGATTAAAAGGTGTAGTGAATGATTATTTTAGCCAGTTTATGGTAGTTGTAAATGATAGCTTTGACGCTGTGAATGTATATAAAAATTTAAGGCAAATTAGCAAGAAAACCGATATTTTGCTTATGGATATTTGGGGGCTCGAGGATAAGTGCATAGATGAAGACAAACATTTGACGATTCTTGACGAGAGAGATGTTATGACGGTTAAGCTTATTGATTCACTTCCTGATATGCCTTTGGTAGCCGATAATGTAGGACTTGGAAGAGGTGAGATAATGGAGGTTAAGGTGCCTGTAGGAAGCTCATATATGTATCGTCACGTAGCATCCATACCTCAAAAAAAATGGCGTATAGTTATGATTTATCGTGGATCAAATTTTATGATCGCCACCCCATCATCAATGATATTGCCAAACGATACCTTGCTCATAGTCGGCGAACCAAGTGTGCTTTTAAGCGTATTTAGAAGTATCAAAAAAGAGACGGGGCAGTTTCCAAGCCCGTTCGGATCAAATTTGTATGCCCTGATAGATATGAAGAATATGAGTGAAGATGAGTGTAGAAAACTTGTCGCAAGAAGTATTAAATTTAACAAAAGACTAAACAACAAGAGACTTTATATCAAAGTGATAAATTCTATGATCAATGAGGTCTACGAAACTCTAAGAAATATGAATAATGAGTCTATAGTGGTTGAATTTAACTATTTTACCAGTAGTTGCGAGATCATAAAAGAAGATGTAACAAAGCACGATATAGGTATGCTAATAACTACAAATAGTTTTTTTGAAGCCAATAAAAGGCTGTTTTTTGATACAAAAAGGCCTATTATGACCATAGGCAAAAACAAGATAGAGGATATTTCAAAAGGCGTTGTTTTAAGTGGCGGAGAGGATATAGAGAGTCAGTCTGCGGCTATTCTTGATTGCTGCTCTCAGCTTGATATCCCTATTTCTTTATATCATTTTACTATTGGCAAGGCTAAAGACTCAAGTCTCGCAGAGCACTTTGACAACCTCTCTAGAATTTTCGGCAGAAAGGTGGAAATCATAGAGGATAGTGAAAAAAATCCGATATTAAAGCTAAAAAACGAGGAAAATTTGCTGCAATTTGTTCTATTTACCAAAAAAATGAGCAGAAAAGATCCTTTGGCATCTATTTCAAACGATATGAATAGGCTTTATGTTAAGCTTAGCGGTAATTACCAAATTTTTATACCAACAACTTAG
- the mog gene encoding molybdopterin adenylyltransferase, which produces MKIKIGILTLSDRASEGAYEDKSGPAIKAVLDEWITSEREYIYEVIPDEFELIKERLINMIDNLGCNLVLTTGGTGPAVRDVTPEATEAVCEKMMPGFGELMRAASLKFVPTAILSRQTAGIRGRALIVNLPGQPKAIRECLEPIFPSIPYCIDLIEGAYIETDENVMKVFRPKQKKIS; this is translated from the coding sequence ATGAAGATAAAAATAGGAATTTTAACGCTTTCAGATAGAGCAAGCGAAGGTGCTTATGAAGATAAATCGGGACCTGCGATAAAAGCAGTGCTTGATGAGTGGATAACAAGTGAGCGCGAGTATATATACGAGGTAATTCCTGATGAGTTTGAGCTTATAAAAGAGCGACTTATAAATATGATTGATAATCTAGGATGTAATCTGGTTTTAACCACTGGAGGAACCGGTCCTGCGGTTAGAGATGTAACTCCTGAAGCAACTGAAGCAGTATGCGAAAAGATGATGCCCGGCTTTGGTGAGCTAATGCGAGCGGCAAGCTTGAAATTTGTGCCTACTGCAATACTGTCACGCCAAACAGCTGGCATTAGAGGACGCGCCTTAATCGTAAATTTACCGGGACAGCCAAAGGCTATAAGAGAGTGCTTGGAGCCGATATTTCCTTCTATACCTTACTGTATTGATCTTATCGAGGGTGCTTATATAGAGACTGATGAAAATGTGATGAAGGTCTTTAGACCAAAGCAAAAGAAGATTTCTTAA
- the mtaB gene encoding tRNA (N(6)-L-threonylcarbamoyladenosine(37)-C(2))-methylthiotransferase MtaB, producing the protein MQAREKIYFKTFGCRTNIYDTELMKSYVKDYEITNDENEADIVVINSCTVTNSADSGTRSYINSVKKRGAKVILTGCGAVSKGRELFDKSSVFGVIGASKKEDINSLLKFENPFFELGNLESIDKNIVTNYENHTKAFIKIQEGCDFVCSYCIIPSVRGKARSMNEASILNEAKILASNGYNELVLTGTNIGSYGKDTGSSLGKLLHRLGSINGIKRIRLGSIEPSQIDESFREILKESWLERHLHIALQHTSEAMLRIMRRRNRALKDIELFLELAELGFALGTDFIVGHPGESEQIWAEALENFKKFPLTHLHCFAYSPRNNTHSATMKIDVSGNVAKERMKTLKEIVAQNNLKFRNDNKVPLNILVEQLNGEFYEGFDQFYNKVKIKTDRDIVKEWAIVDKYDVNNEANYAKI; encoded by the coding sequence ATGCAGGCAAGAGAGAAAATTTACTTTAAAACCTTCGGATGTCGCACAAATATATATGATACCGAGCTGATGAAGAGCTACGTAAAGGACTATGAGATCACAAATGATGAAAATGAAGCCGATATCGTAGTAATAAACTCTTGCACCGTCACAAATAGCGCAGATAGCGGCACTAGAAGCTATATAAATAGCGTTAAAAAACGCGGCGCAAAGGTAATACTCACAGGATGCGGCGCGGTTAGTAAGGGTAGGGAGCTCTTTGATAAAAGCTCTGTTTTTGGCGTTATAGGCGCAAGTAAAAAAGAAGATATAAATTCGCTTTTAAAGTTTGAAAATCCATTTTTTGAGCTAGGGAATTTAGAAAGTATAGATAAAAATATAGTTACAAACTACGAAAATCACACGAAGGCATTTATAAAAATTCAAGAGGGATGTGATTTTGTATGTAGTTACTGCATCATTCCTTCGGTGCGCGGTAAGGCAAGGAGTATGAATGAGGCAAGTATCTTAAATGAGGCTAAAATTTTAGCTTCAAATGGCTATAACGAGCTTGTCTTAACAGGAACTAATATCGGTAGCTACGGCAAGGATACCGGCTCATCGCTTGGAAAGCTGCTTCATAGGCTTGGAAGCATAAACGGCATAAAGCGAATTCGTCTTGGTAGTATCGAGCCAAGCCAGATAGATGAGAGCTTTAGAGAAATTTTAAAAGAGAGTTGGCTGGAAAGACACCTTCATATTGCGCTTCAGCACACAAGCGAAGCAATGCTTAGGATAATGAGGCGCAGAAATAGGGCGCTTAAAGATATCGAGCTGTTTTTGGAGCTAGCAGAGCTTGGCTTTGCGCTTGGGACTGATTTTATCGTCGGACATCCCGGAGAGAGCGAGCAAATTTGGGCTGAGGCGCTGGAAAATTTTAAGAAATTTCCACTTACTCACTTGCACTGCTTTGCTTACTCGCCAAGAAATAACACTCACTCGGCAACTATGAAGATCGATGTAAGCGGTAATGTGGCAAAAGAGAGGATGAAAACTCTTAAAGAGATAGTAGCGCAAAATAACCTTAAATTTAGAAACGACAACAAAGTGCCTTTAAACATCTTAGTCGAGCAGTTAAACGGCGAATTTTACGAAGGGTTTGATCAGTTTTATAATAAAGTCAAGATAAAAACAGATAGAGATATTGTCAAAGAGTGGGCAATAGTGGATAAATACGATGTCAATAACGAGGCAAATTATGCAAAAATTTAA